The Panicum virgatum strain AP13 chromosome 5K, P.virgatum_v5, whole genome shotgun sequence genome has a window encoding:
- the LOC120705945 gene encoding uncharacterized protein LOC120705945, with product MADERPAWLPDGAWQVSGLPCKHAIAFITSIPGEKIEDHVDNNYSVQMFKAAYDGKIPSLPDKSMWPKSEHGFFMHPPLLKSTTGRRKQNRYKAAAEGGSKGAKGSHQCPIYQQYGHRWWKCKDGDPNDIAAMLAERGSPKKKKKKVPPANIETSIVLAAPAQKMVFPVVPSVVDLSKKRKNKSSSTTGAKKQKRTSAAETSDPSVRGSATGSNQLNLLAITYPSGPSEQHMDDKRTSQQKKKRSIKK from the exons AGCATGGCAAGTTTCTGGATTACCTTGTAAGCATGCAATTGCTTTTATCACCTCGATACCTGGAGAGAAGATAGAAGACCATGTGGACAACAACTACTCAGTACAGATGTTCAAAGCTGCCTATGATGGTAAAATTCCTTCTCTACCAGACAAATCCATGTGGCCCAAATCAGAACATGGTTTCTTCATGCATCCTCCATTGTTGAAGTCAACAACTGGTAGGAGAAAGCAAAATAGATACAAGGCAGCAGCAGAGGGTGGCAGCAAAGGAGCCAAGGGAAGCCATCAGTGTCCAATCTATCAACAGTATGGACATCGTTGGTGGAAGTGTAAGGATGGTGACCCAAACGACATAGCTGCAATGCTTGCTGAAAG AGGTTCccctaaaaagaagaaaaagaaggtgcCACCAGCTAATATTGAGACTAGTATTGTGCTTGCAGCACCTGCACAAAAGATGGTCTTCCCTGTTGTACCTAGTGTTGTGGATCTatcaaagaaaaggaagaacaaaTCATCCTCAACAACTGGTGCGAAGAAACAAAAGAGAACTTCAGCTGCTGAGACTAGTGACCCCTCTGTGAG GGGGTCTGCAACAGGTTCAAATCAGCTAAATCTTTTGGCGATTacatatccttctggaccaaGTGAGCAGCACATGGATGACAAGCGAACAAgtcagcagaagaagaaaaggTCCATAAAAAAATAA